The following proteins are co-located in the Manihot esculenta cultivar AM560-2 chromosome 7, M.esculenta_v8, whole genome shotgun sequence genome:
- the LOC110618788 gene encoding DNA replication complex GINS protein PSF2, translating to MAGQSDSHLSLFSPEEVEFMAEDELVEIVPNLRMDSLNFICGDYGPFYPQIATQVPLWLAVALKKRGKCTIRPPQWMSIENLTRVLEGERDSHAFQPLPFHYVEISRLLFDHAREDIPDIYMVRSLIEDIRDVRFHKVETNLEKFTASTVTWKNMSAMEVNIIRAFSGRALQAFYKHENEHMMPDTDRTQDRQPQILNAPKRNLKPR from the exons ATGGCTGGTCAATCTGACTCCCACCTCTCTCTGTTTTCCCCCGAAGAG GTAGAGTTCATGGCCGAAGATGAGCTGGTGGAGATTGTTCCCAATCTGAGGATGGATTCTCTCAATTTTATCTGT GGGGATTATGGTCCATTTTATCCACAAATAGCCACGCAAGTGCCGTTGTGGCTAGCAGTGGCTCTGAAGAAGCGGGGGAAGTGCACAATTAGGCCTCCTCAGTGGATGTCTATTG AAAATTTGACTCGGGTTTTGGAAGGGGAAAGAGATTCACATGCTTTTCAACCCCTACCTTTTCACTATGTGGAGATCTCTCGACTGCTTTTTGACCA TGCACGCGAAGACATACCTGATATATATATG GTGAGATCACTTATTGAGGACATTAGAGACGTAAGGTTTCATAAAGTGGAGACTAATCTAGAAAAGTTTACTGCATCAACAGTGACG TGGAAGAATATGTCTGCAATGGAAGTCAACATAATACGTGCATTTTCTGGGAGAGCCTTACAAGCATTCTATAAGCATGAGAATGAACATATGATGCCAGATACAGATAGGACACAGGATAGACAGCCACAAATACTTAACGCACCAAAA CGGAATCTGAAGCCTCGATGA